From Candidatus Neomarinimicrobiota bacterium:
TGACCTGCTTCCCGGTCTTCCTGGGCAGCAGCATCCATGAATAGCTGGATGTCGAAGAAACGACACCGTTTATGATCTGTACACTCCGGGAGGTCGAGGGCCCTGATAGAATCCTGAAATCAGCCAGCCCGACTTGGGAGACCGACTGGATATCACCATCCTCCGCTCTGACCTCCAGCGTGAAGCTTTCTCCTTCCACAATCCTGGTATTGCTGACAATGGTCTGAACCCGGGGTTGAGCTGTCAGACTGGTGGCTATCAGGAAAATGATCCAGCTATTTTTCATACCCTATCTCCCAGGGCATAAAGAAAAATTGCCGTTTCCATGCTGGACATGTATCCCACCACTATTCTTCTACTTCATAGGGCAATTAGTATTACCAATCCTTCTCCAATTTAATGGAGGTCGGCGGTCGATAGGTCCGCTTCGTAAGGTTTTCCTCGCTTGCCCGAAGCGCATTCAGAATGGCCTCCGCTTCTTCCCGCTTCAGGTCATCTTGAGGTTGGACCTGCCGGGGATCAGCAGCAGACTGCTCCTCCGGCTGTTCCCGGGACTCCTCGCCCTGAGCTGGCTGCTGTTCCGGGGAGCTTTCCTGCGGCTCTTCCGGCTGGGATTGGCTCTCCTGCTGGCCTGATTGTTCTTGTGATGAGTCCTGCCCGGAGGATTCGGGCTTCTCCTGTTCGGCATCCGGCTGTTCGGCTGGCGACTGGCGCTGATCTTTCTGTTGCTGCTGCTGTTCTGCAAGTTGCCTGGCCAGCTCATAATTGATCCGGGCATC
This genomic window contains:
- a CDS encoding tetratricopeptide repeat protein; translated protein: MPKTAIVLLLPLMLLGQVSPGESQPLPALPPELHEVWQRYEELLREHPDHPLLHYNFGNLAYGTGEYQKALQEYQAALRTNDRQAQARVLYNLGNSLFRAGRIEESKDFYRKALELNPDDEDARINYELARQLAEQQQQQKDQRQSPAEQPDAEQEKPESSGQDSSQEQSGQQESQSQPEEPQESSPEQQPAQGEESREQPEEQSAADPRQVQPQDDLKREEAEAILNALRASEENLTKRTYRPPTSIKLEKDW